A genomic region of Anaerolineales bacterium contains the following coding sequences:
- a CDS encoding hydrogenase iron-sulfur subunit has protein sequence MNTETFEPKIVGFLCNWCSYRAMDLAGTSRVKYEPNIRVIRVMCTGRVDPTFVLKALALGADGVMIAGCHPGECHYLEQNYKAMRRFQMLKHTLQQFGVEDDRVRLQWASAAEGVQLAAAIDDMIEKVRALGPLNWSENYSQNGKVEAAIQQLAKEHAEAMEVPA, from the coding sequence ATGAACACAGAAACGTTTGAACCCAAAATCGTGGGCTTTTTGTGCAATTGGTGTTCGTATCGCGCCATGGATTTGGCCGGGACCTCCCGCGTTAAATACGAACCGAATATACGCGTAATCCGGGTGATGTGCACAGGACGTGTCGATCCCACCTTCGTGCTCAAAGCGCTCGCCCTGGGCGCGGACGGGGTCATGATCGCCGGCTGCCATCCGGGAGAATGCCACTACCTGGAGCAGAACTACAAAGCCATGCGGCGCTTTCAGATGCTCAAGCATACGCTGCAACAATTCGGCGTGGAAGATGACCGCGTGCGCCTGCAGTGGGCGTCCGCCGCAGAAGGTGTGCAATTGGCTGCAGCGATCGACGACATGATCGAAAAGGTCCGTGCACTTGGCCCACTGAACTGGTCCGAGAATTATTCTCAAAACGGTAAAGTGGAAGCTGCCATCCAGCAGCTTGCCAAAGAGCACGCCGAAGCCATG